The DNA sequence TTCTCAAGACTGGCAAGGTTATACAGGATAAGGGCGTCACGTACCAGCAAATTTTCAGGATACTCAGGGGACAGATATCGGAAACCGGCGGGAAGATGCTTATAGTGATTGATGAGGCGTCAGGCATCATGAAAACAGATCCAGAAGGGTTCTACAATCTCATAAGGGCCGAGGAGCTGTATTCCGCGAAACTATCATGCATACTAATATCCATAGATGACCCTACAACTTACCTGACGGGAAAGCAGAGAAGGTCATTTGGTGTCTTTTCCTCCATAAAGTTCAAGCCGTATTCCGAAGCCGAACTTGAGATGATTGTTGGTGACAGGGCAAGGACAAGCCTGCACAGTGGAACCTATGCACCAAGCATAATTTCAGAGATCGCCCTTATCGCGTCGAGGTTTGGCAGTGCCAGGGTGGCAATAGAACTCCTGCAGAAATCCGCCTATATGGCACAGGCCAACGGTACCGAAGCCATAACACCCGAGGATGTTAGGTCTGCCAAGGCACTTATAAATCCATATGTCACGGAAAGCAAGCTTTCCGATCTCGATACTGATGAACTGATAGTGCTCATGGCAATATGCAGGAACCTGTTTGATAACCCGGAAACTGACATTTCCAGCACGTACAGTACCGCAAGAATAATCGCGGAGACCCATGATTACGACATTCCGGATCTGCAGAAAATTTACCGGGTGACGAGCAAACTCGAATCTGTCGGCATGATAGACAGCCGGATCTCAGGCAGGGGAGACAGGAAAGGCGTAAGCAAGTCCATTTTCGTGAATGATATACCTGTAAAGGTACTCTTCGAGAAGATCGAGGACATGATCAGCAGGGCAGTATAACCTGATTGCCTCTTGCACTGGATACCAGAAAGTCAAAGCTCTCGAAGGAACGCTTCAGGTACCTGAGGTAAAAATTCCGGTCTATTCCTGTTGTTCTTTCAGGCAGCTGCACGACACCGTGCTTCCTGTCACTTACTACAACTGATACGGATTCCCCCGGCATTATGTCATCCCCGGATGAAGAGAAAAATTTCATGGTCGCACGCTGCAGGTTGTTAACCCTGTATTCTTCCATGTGCCTGCTCACCCTTGTCTCCAGGGCAAAATCATAGAGATCAAACGAGGTCATCTCCCTGAGGTACTTTTTTTCCAGGGCCTTAAGTTCTCCAGACATTGACAGTACATCATCCCTGTTTTTACATGCCCTGAAGATATCAAGCGCCTCCACCTGAAATCTTTTCGCAAATGCCGGGAAATCATTCCTGCGGATTTCAAGCCCACGTACCTTGAATGTGCCGTCCCTTCTCCTTCCCAGGTATCGCCCCGGAGATCCCAGGCCATTTTTTCCCTTAAAGAATGCAATCCAGCTGTACTCATCGTCAACAACTATATCAATGCGTGTCTTTTCCCTTATCTCCTTCAGCAGGTCGCCCATGTCGCCATCCCCGCTCAGCCACAGCGAATCAACTATACCGTGTATGACGTGGAACCCGTGTTTCTCTGCAAGCTTCATCGCTGTTGAAAATGCCCACCTGCCAATCGCGGTTATTGCCTCGTGAACTTCTATCCTCCCGAACTTCGCATTCTTGTATCCTGTGTAGCCGAAGGATGTAAGGAGCATCCACTTCAATGCCGCATCCCTTTTCTGTATAACCGGGTTGCCCTCCCTTATGGATTTGTACATAAGACGCCGATCAAGGAGTTCACCCAGCGCTGACGGAAGGAACCCTTTTTTCCCTGCGTCAACGCGATAGCCAGATCCGGGAAGTGCAGCCCCGCCATCCATTCCTATTGTTTCCGGGGAAAGATTGTACCTCACGATGATGCTCGGGTACATCGATGAAAAATCTATTTCCGTCACATTCTCGTATATGCCAGGATCCGGTTGCAGGACAATTCCACCCTTGTCTCTTTCAAAGAGTCCGGCCGCTGGCTTCTCTTTTTCGTGATCATCCTTGTACAGAGGCACGAGTATTCCATTCTTTATTGCATGAGACACCTCGAGGGATGAGACCGCAGTCCCGGGAGTTACCCTTGAAGCCAGCACAATTGGCAGTGATGACATCCTCGACACCTCGTAAAGGCCGGCCAGACCACTTTCAGAATATATGAACGAGTCGGAACTTATGCATATCTTACCGGGCATGCTTATTTCAGGTGATTTATGCATGACACGACCGTAAGACTCGTATGAGGATTCGCTCCCTGCCCTGTAGTATGGCAACCTGTATCCCATTCCGGAGATCCTGTTCAGTATTTTCTGAAAAACAAGCCTGGAGTTGCTGTAAAGAATGATTGTGCTATTGTTTATGGCTTCAGCGACGTCACTGAATGACGTACCGGTCGGTGCCATTTCCTTTCCATCTATGCTTATGGACGTTAGCCCTGAAAAATCTGTCTTTCCGCCTATGACAACTGAAGGTATCTCAGGATCTGTATCATACCGTGATCCAGTGCCGAAGAATGACAGCCCCCTCTCCGACATGAACCGAAGATGCTGGTTTATGCCGGCATTGTATGCTGATAGTTTCCTCGACGATCCTATCACCCCTATTGCATCTATAATGCCCATTATCTGGGACTGCCTCATGGTTATCTCTAATCCATGCAACTGCCCGTAAACGTTCCTGCGGGTCGTGTACATATATGATATGCCGCGGACAAGATCAAGTTCACCGGACAGCCTTTCCAGATCGTATTCAGAACCGGAGACAAATATCCATGGATGAAAGCTGTATTTCCTCCTGGTTATCCTTCCTTCGTCGTATTCCCAGAGAGTTATCACATCCGTCCCCGTGGCGTTTATTATCTGCCTCAAACGCTTTCATCCCCGAGTCGCTTTTCCATGGCATCGATCCTCTTTGCGAGTTCCAGTATTATGGAGATCAGGAACCCGGAGAAACTGTCAAGTGTCGATGTTGATACTTCCGGTGAATGGATCTGCCCCATGGCGATTATCCGTTCAAAAACCGCCACGTCCTCCATTCTCATTACTGATTCCATCTTCCTGATCCGATCGACCATGAGTCTTGTCTCCTGCCTGGCCGTCAATGTTGTTCTTCCCAAGAGTACAGTCCTCCCTCAACATGCTTCTCAACGTTGTGCTCCAGGGAAACAAAACGCTTGCCCATGTACTGCATAAAAATTCCAGGTTCGCCGATTACATAAAAGTATATCATACAGCCACGGTAGTATGACTTTATCTTCATGATGTCGTATATACTCTGCAGGATATCTGGTTCCCATGATGATATGATCTCTGACCGGATCCCTATGAAATGTGGATCGTTGTCTGTCTCCATCAGTGCTTTCTGCATCTGGTAGGATGTCAGTATTCTCTGCACCATTACGCTCTCTACGGCATTTTCTGGGAATTGCCTGAGAAAATCCACCATGATGCCATCGGACACCATGAGGTGCTTCTTCCCGCCGTCTCCGGCTTCTTCCATGAACCTGCCGAATTCAGCGGCTCCAAGGTTGTCGGATATCATCATCCTGAGGTGGCCTGACATGTTCCAAATTATCAGGACATACGTGAAAATAGTTTTGAGTAAATAAAAAAATGAGCAAATGAGATATTGCGAATACTTTCTGAACGCATTTTCATGGAATGAGATTACCCTGAAACTCCGACGAGCTAATAATTAAGGCTGGATTTTCCATTGTTTTTGAGCTTGTCGTTCAGTTTCACTGCAGCCCTGATTATGCCGAGATGAGTGATGGCCTGCGGAAAATTCCCCAGGAGTTCCTTCGTGTCAAAATCCACTTCCTCGGAAAACAGGCCGAGATGGTTTCCCATTGCCATAATTGTCTCAAACACTTCCTTGGCCTGACGGGTCCTGTTCATCGCAATGAGAACCTCAACGTACCAGAAAGAGAGCAGGAGAAAAGCGTTGTCTCTTCCCTTCAGGCCGTCATCCTCGAGATATCTCCGGAAAAGGAAATTGTTTCCCATTAACGTCTTCTCTATCAGGCTAACAGTACCGATCATTTTCTTGTCATGCGGTGGAAGGAAACCAAGCAGTAGCATCCTTAACAGAGCGGCATCGGTATCATTTGATCCATAGTACTGCATGAAGCTGTTTTTCTCCTTGCTGAAGCCAAGAGTTATAATCTCTTTTTTTATGGTGTTCTCTGTCTTCTCCCACTGCGAGTATGGAGCAGACAGCTCAAGCATTTTACCGAGTTCCCTGGCCCTGTGGAAAGCCGTCCATGACATTAACTTTGAATAAACGTAATGCTTGGGCTCTGTCCTGAATTCCCATATGCTGGAATCAGGCATTTTCCAGGTCACTGCCAGGTTATCAAGGATATCTATGACAAAATCCCAGAGATATGAATTTATCAGCCCGCCTATCTTTCCGAGGTAGTATATTGCATTTATTATTGACCCGTACTGGTCCACCTGAAGTTGTGAAGAAGCTTTGTTTCCTATTCTAACCGGCCTGGATGACATGAAACCATCATAATCCAGCTCAACTTCGTCTATATTTTCATCATTGTTTATGGAATATATTGTTCTGACGCGCCCTTCCCTCTGTATCATGTTCATTATATCGTACAGGAATTTTGTAGCCTCTTTCTTGTACCCGATCATTGACAGGGATTCCACGACATACGCGGTGTCCCTTATCCATGCGTACCTGTAGTCCCAGTTCCTCTCGCCACCAATGCATTCCGGTAAACTCGCGGTGGGGGCTGCAACCATCAATCCGGTCGGTTCAAAGAAAAGGCTTTTTAAGGTTAACGCGGACCTGTTCACACTTCCCCTGAATATCCCATGATAATTGCTCAGGTTGCTCCAGGTCTTCCAGTAATTTTCTGTGTCTTCCAGCCTGGCGTATGACTTGTAGTCACTAACCCGGTCGAGATGCTTGATCCCGTAGAGAACGATCATCCACCTCGAATCACCTCTCTCCATCTTAATAGTGCTTGAAACGTGTGGGCCGGTACCCTGTAAAGCGGCATCTGTGGCAAGTCCTATGCTGTAGCCGTTTCCGCGGAAGATAACGCCATTCCTGTTCCTGAACATTCTTGGGACCAGGGAGCCGTAACCGAAATTTGGCTTGAAATTCACATCTACGTCTATGTCCGCATAAGGCGCTTCCAGCGACCTGTGGATCTCTGGAAAATTTATGGTAGTATATTCAGACGCGGGAATAAAATCTGTGACCCTGAGTACAGTTTGCCTGTTCTTCAGGAATTCAGTTATCAGGATATTTGTGTACTCTTCGTAACTCTGCCTCACAGCCAGGCCTTTTATATCTGATGGCCTGACGGAGAAAAACCCGCCCTTGTCCTTGTCAAGAATTGAGTCAAAAACTGCAGGGGAGTTGAAGTTAGGCAGGCATGCCCAGTCAATAGTGCCATTCATGCTTACGAGGGCAGCTGTTCTGTTGCTCGCAATCATTCCATGGTTTTTTATCTTTGAATATCCATTTATTTCTATGTCGTCGATGTTTATTGTTTCTCCTAATGCCATGAATACCTTATGGTAGGGGTGATTCAGTATCCGATAATAATTCTTACTGTGTATATTACCAGATAGGTGTACTGCTATTGCTGCAATTTATAACAGAAATCGTTATTTATAGCCATTTTCCTGACCATACAGGCTCCAGCTTTCGCAAGCTAATCTGCCAAATCCTGCACAGTGTCAAGTGAACAGCGCGGATAACCTGAAAGGGTCTTGCAATTAACGCCAGAGAGGAGAGAGGAAATGATTCTACTCGGCGATCCTGATATAACTATACGGCTTCATCTTTCCGAAGCAGTACTTTATCTCTCCATGCGACTCTTTCAACTCCTTCACGGCAGATATTACCCCTTCAGGCGATTTCTTCCTTATGACCACGTCGGCGATAAGCCCGGCAATCTCCTTCATTTCGGACTTCCCGAAACCTATCCTGGTCACTTCCTGTGTGCCAAGCCTTATTCCACTCGGGTCCTGAGACCTCTTGTTGTCATCCCACGGAAGGAGATTCTTGTTGGCTATGATGTGTGCGCTTTCCATAGACTCAGCCGCTAACCTGCCTCCTCCATAGCCTCTCACGTCCACCACGATTGTGTGTGATTCCGTAAACCCGCGGTTTTCTCCAAGAACCTTGAATCCTGCAGAGCTCAGCTCCTCGGCAAGCGCCTTTGCGTTTGATATTATCTGGTCTGCGTATGCTTTTCCGAACTCCAGCTCCTCGGCAAGCGTGACCCCAAGGGCGGCCATGCTGTTAAGATGGTGGTTGCTTATGGTTCCAGGGAAAATTGCCCTTTGGAGAGATTTCCAGGTATCATCGTCTGTGTTACCGAGAAGTATTCCGTGTTGCGGGCCGGGAAGAGTTTTGTGCGTACTTCCCGTGATTATGTCAGCGCCTTCTCTCAGGGGATCCTGGAACCTGCCTCCGGCTATAAGGCCAAGCACATGGGCACCGTCGTACCATACCTTGCATCCAACCTCCTGGAAAGCATCCTTCAGCTGGGCTATGGGTGTGGGAAAGAGGAATACAGATTGGCCAAAGAGGCATACCTTCGGTTTCTCTGCCTTTATGAACTTAATTGTCTTGTCTACATCTATGTTCATGTTGTCAACGTCAAAGGGGTAGTTGACAACGTTCACTCCGCGAAGCCCCATGGCACCGAACTTGGCAGCGCTTATATGTCCGCCGCCGGAAAGGGGAGGAGCAGCCACCTTGTCGCCAGGCTTTGCCAGGGCGTATATTGCGGCCGTGTTTGCCCCTGTCCCAGATACAGGCCTGGGATCAGCCTGATCGACCTTAAACAGACGCCTGGCGAGGTCGATGGTAAGATCCTCTACCTGATCAACAAAGAAATTCCCCTGATAGTACCTGTGATGTGGCAGACCCTCGGCATACCTGAATCCGAAGTCTGTAAGAAGCATTTCCATAGCCATTGGGCTCATTATATTTTCAGACGCAATGAGTGGTATGCTTTCTTCGAAGAACTTGTTATGATCAATTGCAAGTTGTCTTATCTTCAAAACACTATCTATATTTTTTTCCATTTTATTATATCCATAGTGAATATATTTAGCTTATCACACACATGTTTCACGGGATTGCCAGATTGAAAATTAGCAGAAACAGGGCAAACACCCTTCATTTGCCTGAATTACTCAAGCGATTGAGACGCTTACCATAACAAGTTAGGCTTGCTTCTTACATATAAGTAAAGCATAAGTAATTATAGGTACCGGTAAAAATGACTGATCTTGTTGAGGTTCTCATAATCGATCACCTCACCATAAAACACACTGGTGAACTTTTCGACCCTGACAGTGAATTAGGTGATTTTATAAACTTTCACAGTTATCTGAAACAATGCCATATGGAGATTGAGGAAAAAATACTCTTCCCTGCACTCAAGAAAGGAGTATGGGGGGATGAGAGATGGTTCTTCCTCAAGATAGAACAATTGATAAAAGACCATAAACTCCTTGATGACCTGGTCCAGAACATAATTGAATGGCACAGAACCGGGCAACTGGACCTTGTGAGAGAACATATACCGCTCTATTTCAAGATCCTTGTTGATCACAACAACAGCGAAGAATCTTATATTTTTGGCAGATGGAAGCAGATGCCGGAAGAGAAACGTTATACAGCATTGAGAGAAGCAAGGGAAGTGGTAAGAAACTTCGGGCTGAAGAGATATCTGGGAGTTACTGAACTTTCAGAGGGTGCTTTCCATTACATGTTCGGCGAACCAGCGGGAATTGAGAACCCGGCCGTATAAATCGGATCTTAAGCAATTGTCCCGGGAAAACCCAATCCCACAAGATTCTAACCGGACCCACATATTACCCGGGAATACGGATATAACTTCAAAACGTGCCGCTTTAGTTTATTCAATCAATACAGTATTATATAATCTATAATATTCAAAAAGCATCCTGGTAATCTTTTTTTGTTTTCGATCCCTTTCCATTTCTGATTTTATTTCTGAAATTTCTCCAACCCCTTTCTGAAATGCCAAATGTCTTGACCTCATTGGGCCTGAGCGTTAAAGTCTATCACATGAAATCTTCCCTGTTCCCATATTCAAGATAGGAATCCTGGATTAAAACGAATACACTGACTTCATCAAGATCATTGGACTCGTTCCCTAAGTATCTTACCTTATCCACGATGATGTGTTTCCCTTCAGCAATGGCTTCCACATAATCGGACTTGCCATCATCGTGCCTCATACATGATTTTAGTACATCTTCAAGGGGTTTCCAGTATTCTCTGATGGATGCGGTAATTTACAGCTTTACCCATGAACCCACATGAAAGTCCGATGAGCCTAAATTATTTAGTGACCCAACAGTATCTTGTTAGGGTTAGTCCAGTAAAAACAGCCATTATACCAGCTCCAATTAATATGCCAGCTATTATATAATAAACTGGTGCAATTGCATAAAAACTGTGCACAATAGCTATAATAATGCCAATTATAAAGAGAACTAAGCCAAAAATTAGATACCCCTTTCGCCTCTTCACCGTTATCCTCTTTTCTCTTTCTCCAATTATTATATCG is a window from the Thermoplasmatales archaeon genome containing:
- the cdc6_1 gene encoding ORC1-type DNA replication protein; the encoded protein is MLIVKNAASLDFSFVPGKLPAREAELDILRNIIMEPLKSGVSSTIIIYGPSGTGKTVTAKYLLRSDPKIITVYENALSFGSLKSLLVDVLLKTGKVIQDKGVTYQQIFRILRGQISETGGKMLIVIDEASGIMKTDPEGFYNLIRAEELYSAKLSCILISIDDPTTYLTGKQRRSFGVFSSIKFKPYSEAELEMIVGDRARTSLHSGTYAPSIISEIALIASRFGSARVAIELLQKSAYMAQANGTEAITPEDVRSAKALINPYVTESKLSDLDTDELIVLMAICRNLFDNPETDISSTYSTARIIAETHDYDIPDLQKIYRVTSKLESVGMIDSRISGRGDRKGVSKSIFVNDIPVKVLFEKIEDMISRAV
- the pol_2 gene encoding DNA polymerase; the encoded protein is MRQIINATGTDVITLWEYDEGRITRRKYSFHPWIFVSGSEYDLERLSGELDLVRGISYMYTTRRNVYGQLHGLEITMRQSQIMGIIDAIGVIGSSRKLSAYNAGINQHLRFMSERGLSFFGTGSRYDTDPEIPSVVIGGKTDFSGLTSISIDGKEMAPTGTSFSDVAEAINNSTIILYSNSRLVFQKILNRISGMGYRLPYYRAGSESSYESYGRVMHKSPEISMPGKICISSDSFIYSESGLAGLYEVSRMSSLPIVLASRVTPGTAVSSLEVSHAIKNGILVPLYKDDHEKEKPAAGLFERDKGGIVLQPDPGIYENVTEIDFSSMYPSIIVRYNLSPETIGMDGGAALPGSGYRVDAGKKGFLPSALGELLDRRLMYKSIREGNPVIQKRDAALKWMLLTSFGYTGYKNAKFGRIEVHEAITAIGRWAFSTAMKLAEKHGFHVIHGIVDSLWLSGDGDMGDLLKEIREKTRIDIVVDDEYSWIAFFKGKNGLGSPGRYLGRRRDGTFKVRGLEIRRNDFPAFAKRFQVEALDIFRACKNRDDVLSMSGELKALEKKYLREMTSFDLYDFALETRVSRHMEEYRVNNLQRATMKFFSSSGDDIMPGESVSVVVSDRKHGVVQLPERTTGIDRNFYLRYLKRSFESFDFLVSSARGNQVILPC
- a CDS encoding oligosaccharide amylase; the protein is MALGETINIDDIEINGYSKIKNHGMIASNRTAALVSMNGTIDWACLPNFNSPAVFDSILDKDKGGFFSVRPSDIKGLAVRQSYEEYTNILITEFLKNRQTVLRVTDFIPASEYTTINFPEIHRSLEAPYADIDVDVNFKPNFGYGSLVPRMFRNRNGVIFRGNGYSIGLATDAALQGTGPHVSSTIKMERGDSRWMIVLYGIKHLDRVSDYKSYARLEDTENYWKTWSNLSNYHGIFRGSVNRSALTLKSLFFEPTGLMVAAPTASLPECIGGERNWDYRYAWIRDTAYVVESLSMIGYKKEATKFLYDIMNMIQREGRVRTIYSINNDENIDEVELDYDGFMSSRPVRIGNKASSQLQVDQYGSIINAIYYLGKIGGLINSYLWDFVIDILDNLAVTWKMPDSSIWEFRTEPKHYVYSKLMSWTAFHRARELGKMLELSAPYSQWEKTENTIKKEIITLGFSKEKNSFMQYYGSNDTDAALLRMLLLGFLPPHDKKMIGTVSLIEKTLMGNNFLFRRYLEDDGLKGRDNAFLLLSFWYVEVLIAMNRTRQAKEVFETIMAMGNHLGLFSEEVDFDTKELLGNFPQAITHLGIIRAAVKLNDKLKNNGKSSLNY
- the glyA_1 gene encoding Serine hydroxymethyltransferase, which codes for MEKNIDSVLKIRQLAIDHNKFFEESIPLIASENIMSPMAMEMLLTDFGFRYAEGLPHHRYYQGNFFVDQVEDLTIDLARRLFKVDQADPRPVSGTGANTAAIYALAKPGDKVAAPPLSGGGHISAAKFGAMGLRGVNVVNYPFDVDNMNIDVDKTIKFIKAEKPKVCLFGQSVFLFPTPIAQLKDAFQEVGCKVWYDGAHVLGLIAGGRFQDPLREGADIITGSTHKTLPGPQHGILLGNTDDDTWKSLQRAIFPGTISNHHLNSMAALGVTLAEELEFGKAYADQIISNAKALAEELSSAGFKVLGENRGFTESHTIVVDVRGYGGGRLAAESMESAHIIANKNLLPWDDNKRSQDPSGIRLGTQEVTRIGFGKSEMKEIAGLIADVVIRKKSPEGVISAVKELKESHGEIKYCFGKMKPYSYIRIAE
- a CDS encoding hypothetical protein (putative conserved protein) gives rise to the protein MTDLVEVLIIDHLTIKHTGELFDPDSELGDFINFHSYLKQCHMEIEEKILFPALKKGVWGDERWFFLKIEQLIKDHKLLDDLVQNIIEWHRTGQLDLVREHIPLYFKILVDHNNSEESYIFGRWKQMPEEKRYTALREAREVVRNFGLKRYLGVTELSEGAFHYMFGEPAGIENPAV